The genomic DNA gtcagccaggctggtcttgaactcctgacctcaagtaatccacctgcctcagcctcccaaattgctgggattacaggcatgaaccaccatgcccggcctcaggcTGTGATTTTTAAAGCGGAGAGGGAGAGCCTCTCTGAAGACGAGACTTGAGCAGAGTCCAAAATGTCACCAAGAAGCTTGCTGGGGAGAGCACTGGAGGCAGATGCAGACAGCAGCAAGCATGAAGGCCTTAAGACCAAACGTGCTTGGCATGCTTGAGGGTCAGCAAGGAGAGTGGTGGAGTGGGAGTGCAGCCACCGGGAGGAGAGGGACAGAGGCTGGGACCAACCAGGGAAGGGAGGCCAGGACACTAGGGACTTCTGGGTACAGCAGGGGAGTGACATGACTGAGGAGTGATGTGACCTCCACGCCCAAGGCTCACTTAGGATGCTGTGTGAAGACTAGGAGAAGGGTGGAGGTTACTGGAACAGTCTTGGAAAGAAGGCTGTGCCTTGGTAGAGGGTGGTACAGTGTGGGTGGTGAGGACAGAGCGACTCAGGATATGTTTTCAAGGGACAGTTGGCAGGATTTGCATATGGAACAGATGTCCTGTGTGAGAGATGGTGCCAGGGCTGCCACCTGGCCTGGACAGCCAGAAGCGGGGAGGGTgccaaccccctgggctcaagcgctccTTCCGCCTCCTCTAGCTGGTTGAGTCTGTAGGAGGCggtggctggaggctggagtcaCCTTTCTGGACATGGACAGATTCAGTCTAGATAATATGTAGGAATGAGTCAGACAGGACAAGGAGGTCTGGATTAGAAGTCTGGGAATTATCAATCTATTAAAGTCACAAGCCTAGATGGCAGCACCCAGGGCACAAGTGTAGATTGAGAAGCCAGGTCTGAGATGGAACGGGACCCATGCTCTCAGTGAGCTTCCATTCCACTGGGAAGAAACGGAAAATTGGCAAACAGATGTCATCAGTCAGTTCTAAGTGTTACGTAGAAAAATGAAGCCAGGGGAGGGAACAGAAAATGCGGGCAGGCACGTGGATGTGGATGGTACTTGTCACAGATGCAAGTAAACGCAAGAACCTGGTGCTCAGGGAGAAAGCTAGCTGGATGTACACTCAATGGTCACCTCCATGTTTAATGACAGGAGAGGAGATGGGGCAGGATCACTCAGGGAATGGGGAtagacagagaaacaaaaatctgAGAATTGAGCCTTCAGGCTCTTGTACCGTTAGAGTGGAATGGTCCACTCTAGAATGGGTTTCGCTTTTGGAAATTCACATAGGAAACTCATGTCAGTAGAGTAGCCCTCCCTGAAGGGCAGAAAAATACTCCAGAGGATTCTCATATTCACTAAGCTTGAAAATCTCAGCTTTAACGGCAGggagaaatattagaaaacaatgaGAATGGACGGGAAATAAGAAGGCACAGTAAGAGGTAAAATTTACagaaatcagctgggtgcagtggctcatgcctgtaatcctagcactttgggaggtcaaggcgggcagatcacttgaggtcaggcgttcgagaccagtctggccaacacggtgaaactctgtctctactaaaaatacaaaaattagccgggtgtgctggcaggcacctgtaatcccagctacttgggaggcttaggcaggagaatctctcgaacccgggaggccgagaaTGCAGTGAGttgatattgcgccactgcactccagcctggtgacagagtgagactgtgaaagaaagaaagaaagaagaaagaaagaaagaaagaaagaaagaaagaaagaaagaaagaaagaaagaaagaaagaaagaaagaaagggaaaaaacccAGACCAAACTATGGAAGGCAGGGAGCTCCTGAGGGCTCAGGAGGGGAACTCATAACCAGATCCACACATCCTGAGAATGCATGGGGCAGGAGGACTTAAAATGGAAACACGAATTCAGCTCCTAGAAATTACCATTACTGTACTGTCAGGTTTATAAGGACAGAGATTCCTcagttattttgttttggaatGTTTTTATATCATTGAGTTGgggttttaagaaaaaaagttagttttttttcctaatcttctgtattttctgGAGGAGGAAAATGAATTATTAGGGATATAACAGTCAAATCCTTCTCAGTACAACACAGAATAAATTAGGAATTATTCCAGCGATTGAAGGCTCACCAATATCTTCCAATTAGATAGGTGTCTGTGTTTCATATCTTACATTATGGTACCGAGTGTAACAGGAAAAAGGATCCATATCTAAGACTCAAGTCAGTACTCCATTATGGAGACAGACACATAGATATTATTAATGAAAAGTAAAGAGATTTCTTCAGAGGCTACTTGTTaaggcacattttaaaattaaaacaaaaaccctttgtacatataaaaaatacagcTGACTCCATGTTttgatttatgaaaaataaatttattacatAACACCTTGTTTTTAACaatgttcaattattttttattcagaatACTTGTGTCATTCATGTAAAATAGTTTGATACAGTACATTGTAtgttataggttttttttttcctcaaaaattctAAGGCTCTCCTACTCCTTCTCCTTTGCTGAAGTAAGGGCACCCTAAACAACGTGCGAAcaagttttcaaaaggaaaattaacTGAACGAAATTTTAATAGCACTACACCAACCAGCTTTAAAATCAGGACGAAAATATTTGAATTGGATGCCGCACCTTTTTAAGGAAGTTATCATTCATGCTTTTTTCATCTTAAAGCATGCTCACAAATCAGCAACaccaacaggaaaaataaaacactgtctATGACAATCATTTTAGTTTGTTTGCTGAACCAAACAGGTTTATATCAATGACAACATATTTAATTACTATCAAATAGCAGCTTTAATACCAGTCAAGtcatagattgaaaataaaaacaaacttctaAGTTGGAAGTTAATCTTTGGGAGTTTTGAAACCTTTCTGGAAAAACTATGTGGCTTTTTGTACTTTCAAAAAAATCCAAGCAATATTCTTGGTCAGAAAACACTGATTAATGTAGAAAATGAATCAGCCCACTGATAAGACACTAAAAAGAAAGGTGTaccaaaataatctcattttgaGTCTCAGTTATTTCGTTAACATATACTGTATGTTTCAAGTACCAGTTAAactttgtatctgtgtgtgtacTATTGGTCAGATAATGTTGTTACACTGAAAAAATTCACCACATACGAAGACAAATGCTTGCCCCTAGCACATTCACAGCTTCAACTGCTACAGACTGTCACTGAAAAAAATGCATTGGTCAGTCTGAACCATGTCAAGTAAACTATGGAAGTAGCAAATCCACAACACAAACTGTGCTAGCACTTTCTTTTCAAGTCTAACTCCAAAATAGGTACAACTTGGAAGCCACTACCCCAATCTGTGAAAAGTGGTGGAACTTGGCTACTGGACATTTTGAAGATGTGGTTGTACAGTACATTCTCATGGCCCATACCAGGTTCCCGCGGAGAGCTGCACAGTCAGCCCTGCAGCAATCGCAACAGTGCATGGACAAGATTCCGATGCAGCTCAGTACCGATGTGTCTGATGTGAGTACTGTGGAGGCTGCTGGGAGGTAGCTGAGTATCCCATGCTGCTCTGCGGCTGTGATGTGCTTGGTCCAGGGTTGGGATAGGCAGCATGTGGATTGGAACGCTGGAAAGGAGATGAGGGAGAAGTGTGATTCAGGTGCTTCTAGGGGAAGCTCAATCCCAATATGTGACTGAAGTGTCATTATGTTTCAAGCAAGAAAGGATGTAGGTTTTGTGCTGTGTACTAACTTtataattaaagacaaaaaccccAAATATTTTAACATCCTCTTCTCTTGAGGAAGGTCAGAAATATTGCTAGTAAATAATATTAACTAGGCTTATTACTATGCTgtgcaaatacattttttttctacagGAGTAACCTCTTTTTATGCTGTTTTGTATCTACCTGGTAAATTTGCTTGAGATTTTACACAGAAACTTAATGATGTATACATAAaaaattcaaagcttatttaCATGCTTTCTTCAGTAGAAAACTCGCCCCCACACACATGactgaagaataaaaatgagtatGATAGGAGAAGGTATCACAGTATCCATTTCTTTggcattaatacatttttatgccctttaaactattttttttttttcttttgagacagggtatcactctatcacccaggctggagtgtaatggtataATcattgctaggattataggcacacacctccatgctcagctaattaaaaaaaaatttttttttgaaggaacagggtctcactatgttgcccaggttgatttcaaactcctggccttgtgatcctccccctcagccttctAAAccactgggattatgggcatgagccatggtgcctggcccctTTAAACTATTGAATCTTATTTTCTGCTACAAGTTtatatacaaaagtaaaaatataaccaCAGAAATGTCAGAAGGATGGTATTCTCAATTCCAAAATGGCACAAAGAGAAAGAACGTGATGGTTTGGGGTTCTCTAATTTTGATCTGTTagattattattcccattctcACACCTCTCTCTCATACTATTTGCTCCCAAGACAAACACTATAAAAGATTAACCAGAACTTATTACTTCTCTCTTTCAAAGCATATTTAATAAGACATATAATTCCAAATTCTGCCAATCCTAGCAaaggtaacatttttaaaaagagtggaCACATGAAATGATAGtcacaaatactattttaaaattcatccacAAAAAACCAACCACAACAATCACACCAACAAAGCAGCATGGCATCATTTTCTCGGTTCCAGAAGCGAAGGTCAGAGCACTGCTCTGCTTCCTTCTAAGGATGCCATCACCTTAGTGTGCAAACACATTCGTGGGCCAAGAGAGATGCACTCTTCCCATccggaaagggagaaaaagatacTGGAACCAACAACTCCTACAGCTGTCTGCCCTTGGTGTCTTTGTTTAGCTAACTGGAAGAGAATTATGACTCGCACAACAGTGATTTCCATGGTGTGATGGGCTGGACTTCTCCCCTAACCAAAGGAAAGACTTAATACCTAATTCTGAAAGTACAGTAACAAGCACTCGGGACCTTATCAGTTTAATAacatctttttctgtctctttctctttgtgtgtAAATAATTCTAATTGGTCAAATTTTCAGTATCCTTCCCACACTGAAACCTAGTGTAGTTGGGAATATGGTTAGAATAAGCAGCAGAGAAAAGGAGGTGGTATACAATTTTCAAAGAGGGTCTTTCCACAACGTAACTGACAATGCCATGATAGGATCCCTAAGTAGGCAACATAACAGCCTTTGTGGTCAGATCAAAGTATGAGTCCTGCATCTACAGCTTGCTGGGGATCCATGtgaaagttatttaacctccacaagcctcagtttcttgaaATGGCTACAACACTTAACCTCCCacagttatctcatttaatccttactacAGCTTCACATTGATCATTATCCATAGTCTACAAATGGAAACTGAGAACATTTGAATCACTTACTCAAGGATACAGAGAGTAAGTGACCAGACTGGGATCTGAAAGCCTATGTTCTTAATCATTGTGGAATATTGTTCCAAAACAATAGCTATCAAGCTCCTACCATAAGCTAGGTGTCAAGACACTTCATGTCTAATCTGACAACAGCTGCAAGTTAGGTTTTACtagtttcattttacagatgaaaaaacgcCAGGAGATATTATCctgcttgtccaaggtcacacagttaataaatgGCATAATTTGTATTTGATCATTCCAAGTCTGGTTCAAAAGTCTAAACCCTTGCTACCATACCAGTGTCAGTACTTTTCCATGCCAATAACATTTCATGTTAATGTATTTCCCTGGGTATACAGACGTCAGTATTTCTCAATTAAATCACATTTTCCCACGATCATAAACCCATATGTAAACACTGACATGCAGTCAATACAAAATAAACTTGGAATACCTGATAGTCTGAGGTCATGATAAGTCCACCTGAGGTAGTGGTAGGAGGAACAACTCTCACTTTCTTCAATGGGGGTCCCTGTGTGTGACTGCTGTCTTGATTCCCTGGGTGGCCAGTTCCATTAGTGTGGTTAttgccctgctgctgctgctggttctTCTCAATTGGTTAAACAGAAAAAGTTCAGCTCAGAGGGAGAACAAAATATACCCACAACAGAAAACGTTATGGAGGCATTCACGAAACAAGAAGCTGCTAACAGTACTTTAATACTTACTTTGTCTCCTTTGTCATCAGGTTCTTCTTCCGTTAAAAATTCTCGTTTTGGGTAAGGGATTTGACAACCGGCAAAAACGCTgatcataagaaaaagaaaaaccatttctGGTATACTAATCAATATTCCAAATGCTTCATTTAGGAGATtctcattttaatcttttaagatGAACTTTGTCTCCATATTTGCAAATATAAGCACCTTTCATGTAACTGTGACAAAatgaatctttttctttgtaactaGTAATATTACAGCAGGCTACTTGAGGGCTTGAGCTGTATACAAATGATCAATAATCATCAAGTATGAttcagctttcttcttttatccCAGCATTACTCTTCTATTAATACAGCCAAAATATAGATTCCAGCTGAAATATGTGTGACCATTCAAAGACAATTTTTGTTTTACCCTTCCTACCACATTTATTAATAAAACGAAAGATGGTATAGGGAACACATTTGGGAATATTTGCAATTTTGGAACATGAAACTGTAACCGCAGACAGTAAGGAGCTACAGCTTGCATAACCAACCTGTCACTGAATAGCTGGATCACTGCTGAAACTAATGTGATCAGCATTTCATAAAGCAAGAGATGAACAGGAATGCCTCTTAACTGGAAAGCCCCTAAATGACACTTTAATCAGCAAAGCTCATTTTTGCTTGTCATAAAGGATTTCCTTGGGTTCCCATATAAGAGGAGGAGCAACTTAAGAGTTGACAACCAGAAGAAAGCATACTCCAAAAACTCCATCATGCTGGTGAGTTAACTAGGCCACTTACTCTGATGTAGGAAGTGGGTCTTCTAAGAAATAGGGATCCTGCATAGCCTGTTCTGAGGTAATTCGCTTTATTGGGTCCATGGTAAGCAACTTCTGAAGCTGAAATCACAAATCATAAAAACATGACTGTATTGCTTCTCACAGTTATCGTTCAGCACATATGTGAAGAGGATGTATATTTTCTGGTGAATAACATcacaatttggaaaatatttattcccccaaattaaaaacaaaactagttGTTAAATTTAATGTAGTAATTCACACTTTAGTCATTCCAGTTTCATAATCTCACTTGTTTTACTCTTGCTTATGTTCTCTGACTAAACAAATGATCCCCACCCCCATTATCTAAATTGCTTTATCCAATTTAGAACAGGACCAAAATTCgtgtattttctattctttttctattaagaTAAAAAAGCTGTTGTTACACACATAATACACTAACACATGTAGCGATTCATATTTAGATCCAAGTTAATCAaaactgaattaaataaaaaagtcaatCTCCCCATCACACCAGGCACATTTCAAGAGCcaaatgtggctagtggctacgcTACTGCACTGTGCAGATCATCACAGAAAGTGGTACTGTGCAGTGCTGTTCTAGTCTAAATAAAAACGGTGATACACAACTTATAAAGTACACAGCTGTGTGATGAGTAGAGACTCTGAAAGTCGACTGCTCCATTCAAATCCTGACTCAACATTTATCAGCTGCGTGACATTTGATaagttacttaatatttttgttacCTCATTTGTCAAATGGAGATTAAAAATGGTGACTATTATCACAGGTTGTTTTcaggatcaaatgagttaatatatggaGAGCAATTATAATGGTGCCTAGCATAAAGAAGGTACTATGTAAGTGCTTGctcttattgttattattgctatAAATGCCAAGCTAATGTGAAGATTCGGTATTTTTTAGTTAAAACATAGTTCATTCAACTGGATTCTAATATGTGGTCTCTTAGTTTATACTCTGATCTAATGCAGTGGCTTTCGGACTTTAGgatgcatgagaatcacctggagaacttcTTAAAACAGACTGCTGGGCCCTCCTCACAGAGTTTCTGATTGGTAGATGTGAGTAGGAGCCAAAAGCCTGCATTTCCAACATGGTCCTACATGATACCATGCTGCTGGACTGAGACTGCACTTTGAAAACCAATGAACTAACAGACAGATTAAGACCTAAAAgaggggtggctcacacctgtaatcccagcactttgggaggccaacgtgggtggatcacctgaggtcaggagttcaagacctggtcaacatggtgaaaccccatctctactcataatacaaaaattagctgggtgtggtgacaggcgcctgtaatcccagctagtcaggaggctgaggcatgagaatggcttgaacctgggaggcagaggttgcagtgagccaagatcacaccactgcactctagcctggtgacacaATGAAACTGTCTCCAACAAAAAAGACTTAAAGAGAGATGACAAATTTTACAGGATAAAAAgacgcccttttttttttttttgagatagagtcttgctttgtcaccaggctagagtgcagtggcaatatctaggctcactgcaacctccacctcttgttcaagcgattctcctgcctcaacctcccgagtagctgggactacaggcatgcaccaccacacccagctacttttcgtatttttaggagtttcaccatattggccaagatggtctcaatctcctgaccttgtgatccgcccgcctcagcctcccaaagtactgggattacaggcgtgagctaccacgcccggccgacaCAACATATTTTAAGATGCAAATAAAATGCTAGAATGGTgagattaaaatttaattttaatgatctGATATTTCAGAGAaagcacaattttatttttagggcTGAAAGGAAAGGCCTGAATTTGCTATTGAAAATACCCAACAGTTTAAATGGAATTATAATAGGGCTTTCCTAAGGGACTACTCAAGATTACCTCCAATTAAGATGGGTCACCCTGGTAAAAACAAGCACATAAGCTACAAGGAAGGTATATCTCTAGAGTTTTAGTGGTGATGGTAGGCAGAGTCATCTTAGACTATAATGAGTAGCAGGGAATCAAGGAGAAGAAGAATTCCCCTAAGTCATGACTTCTAATCTTCTGCcactatcattattttattagaatCAGTAAGTCTATAATTGTGAAGGATCCAACTTAAACCTCTAATTTGGGTCCTACTGTAAGTACGTTATAATAAACCATTATGTGGATAATATATTGTGTGGTAATATGACAGGTTAAGGATGACTTTTTAAATTGCTGTTAAGATAtgaaatatatgatataaaatgtGAACTGATATAATAATAAGTAGAAAATACAGAAGGAGAAGcagtagaaagagaagaaaaaggaacagaagaaatgtTTGCCAAATGGCCTGGCTGCAATAAAGGAAAGGTTAACCTCTTCAAGGTGAAAGAATTCTCATTTAAGAACTTAGGAATAAGGATTAAAAGAATTTCAAGCCAAGCAAAATACAACCTGCTTCCCCAAACTCCCCTTCTATGTGTTATAAacctttttctaaaacaaaaaacatttttaattattatgctGTAACAACggaaattttattataaacaaagtTGGTAATGGCTGAATATAATTTCATCACAAATTACCTCGTTAGTGCACAGATTCAATTAGATTCTAGGTTAAATCATTTTTCCATTACACACTGATAAATATGGCATCTATCACATTCTTCCAGAAAAATCAAATAGCACATATAACTGCTGAAGGACTGTTAACATTTAAGGTTATAAGAGgtattttggaaattaagaacTTTGTAAACAGTCTTTCAAAGAGCTGAAATACAAAACAATCTATCAATGGTGAGAAGTATTTTCTTCTTGATACTTCTctgaagcttttaaaattttaaagtaacagACGAAAACAATACatgtaattttataaatgttttgacAGATCCGTTACCATCGCTGTCTTTAGAAAATCTAATGTGACCAAACATTAGTCTGTCAAACCATGATATGAGTctggaaaagcaaatattttattgtctttattgGTATGCACTAACAAGATCTCTGCATTTACCATGAAAGCACTCTGAGTGCTAGCTGAGTAACCATATAAATTGATCCAAAAAAGCCTCAGTTGGGCTAGACAATTAGGAAAAAACACATTTCATTAATCCTGTTATCCAATGCTTACCAAGTGGAATGCTTTACTATCTGGTTTAACTTTATGTTTTTCCATATACTTGATAAGGCTGCAGTTGGTATACCTGAAAGAGAAATTCTATGAAATAGCTATATTAGACTTGAGGTTAATTGTACATTGGCTAAAGTCCTTCTGATGGGAATTATTTTGATCATAActgatataaaacatatattgaaAACAGTATGAGCATAAAATGAGTAGAATTAAAtcagttttctatttcattcaatATCCACAATGGTCACTTTTGAAAGGATACCGATGATTAAATGTAAGACAATTTCATGAATAACAGACActaaacagctttttttttcacatgaattatattttaacaattattttgaataacaTCTGGGTCAAAAGTTTAATTCAGCCTTACCAGTAAGTGTAAAATACTTTTGTCATAGGTATATAAACTAAACTCTCCCAATCCCTGGCTTTGCATTGTAAACAGGTGAAATATCCATTCTTTTCTGTTAAAACCTGCTTAAAATTACTGTAACCTAGATTGGTAAGCAAGTGGCTATTaccaaagtttatttatttagattcttATTTATTCAGCTGTGATACTTCTCACTAATGTCTAGCTTCCAAAAAGTAGTCAATATGGAAAGACATGAATTTGTTTTATATCCAAATCAGCTGCTAATATTAGTCACTTTTGTATATCATTTAAGCATCTTAAGAAATACTGTcatcatgaaaaatatttattagagtaaataagtaaaattatttattagagTAATCTTATATTGagtattttattatgttgaatATTCAGTCTTATACTGAGTATTCTGGTAAAGCAAAAATCAACAAGGAGTCTCTTTTTTTCCAACTTACGTATTTCTTCTGAAATCTTTCATTAATGTTGAATGTTCAGGCATCTTTTTTATATCTTCCCAATCTTTATCTGTGAAATACATTGACAAATTTTTATGTTGCCTAAGTTCCTattcttgagaatttttaaaaaggttattacCACGTTCATTACATTTCCTATCTGTTCAACCTCCACACAAAAAAGCTGCCTTCAAATAAATGTTCAGCAACAGTAAACATCTTAAAGTGTAAACACAATTCCTTATCCcttatataactttatatatctgtttatctttttaaattttaaactgcaAGCTTTCTGTATGTTTTACTATAAGCTGCCTCAATTTCTGTCACTAGAGAAGAGTaagttataaatatttctatttatcttaTTAAATGTCCTATTTCTATTAGTAAAACtgcttattttcccttttctaccAAATTTCTTGGTTAAATCAGCAATCAATTTCTTCAATGAGAAATCTAAGATCTTCCCCTCAGTGGCTTTAAACTATACTTCTTTTTATGATACAGCCCCCCTTTCAccttgttaaatatatttctttacataGGCAATCAATGGAAGAAGTGGTAATAACTATTTGCACAATAGGGGAGGATATAATTAGTATATTAATAAGTGGGCTGGTACCTTGGCTAGTCTGGTTAACATTACCCAAAACAACCCCAGCTCCTAAATACGTTAAGTGCAAAACGTTTCAGCTACTTTTGCTGGCATCCGAGTTGCTCAAACAATACATGCTACATAATGTGTTCTCTCCATCACTGCCAATAGGTTTTCCTGAGAGTCTACTAGGTGCAAAGGACTGTCACAGGCAGCTTAACAGCacctttagcttttttttttttttttttttttgagatggagtttcgctcttattaacagcccaggctggagtacaatggtatgatctcggctcaccccaacctctgcctcccaggttcaagcgattcccctgcctcagcctccagagtagctgggattacaggcatgcgccaccatgcccggataattttgtatttttagtagagacggggtttctccatgttgttcaggctggtctcaaactcccaacctcaggtgatccgcccaccgcaGCCTTGCAAAACCTTTAGCTTTTAAATGGCCTTTAGACGCTGGCTTTTCTTTGAActtacttataaaaatatttggtaaCTATCCTCCAAAGACATCATATATTGTAAACTAAACATACACTACACTCCTAAATGGAATTTTCTCCTTAACTATTTCCTTGCTCCAATTTCTCTGTTTTATCAATTTCTCAAGCTAGAAATTTTAAGATAATCTTTTAGTTTTCCCTTATTTATACACTTcctataaaacatttccatctgCCCTTTTTTCTCCATCCTTATCATCACTTACTTTCTGTCTGCAGCACTGCTACAGCTGGTTTCTGATTTCAGTTACCTCTTTTTAACTGATTTTTACCTACCACCACCTTactaatctttctaaaatgtaacaTAAATCATGTCTCTAGTACTCAAGAACTTATGGATTCTCATTCTTTAGCTATCAAATCCAACCTCTGCTGCCTGCTTTCCAAGCTTCCTTATAAACCACCCTAACCTCTGAACCACACATTAAGAGTCGCTGATAGACATCTTCACCACATCTACTCCCTCACAGAAGCTATGCCTTTCCCGTGGGCTCAGAAATGGTGGACACATTcaga from Nomascus leucogenys isolate Asia chromosome 5, Asia_NLE_v1, whole genome shotgun sequence includes the following:
- the CDK8 gene encoding cyclin-dependent kinase 8 isoform X4 — its product is MGFARLFNSPLKPLADLDPVVVTFWYRAPELLLGARHYTKAIDIWAIGCIFAELLTSEPIFHCRQEDIKTSNPYHHDQLDRIFNVMGFPADKDWEDIKKMPEHSTLMKDFRRNTYTNCSLIKYMEKHKVKPDSKAFHLLQKLLTMDPIKRITSEQAMQDPYFLEDPLPTSDVFAGCQIPYPKREFLTEEEPDDKGDKKNQQQQQGNNHTNGTGHPGNQDSSHTQGPPLKKVRVVPPTTTSGGLIMTSDYQRSNPHAAYPNPGPSTSQPQSSMGYSATSQQPPQYSHQTHRY